A genomic stretch from Chiloscyllium plagiosum isolate BGI_BamShark_2017 chromosome 2, ASM401019v2, whole genome shotgun sequence includes:
- the LOC122564484 gene encoding sialidase-2-like: MGSSTSSNTTVLFKKEDNFGYRIPALLHIPDTDVLLAISEKRLGPHDENADTLMLRKGTYNKSSKNFEWDDVTCIESARLKDHRSMNPCPVYDKETGKIFLFFIAVYEDMTEQYQISSGRNVTRLCFVTSMDEGKSWSPLNDLTGCQIRQYIKNWATFAVGPGHGIQLRSGRLIIPAYAYIKKSNSQSHAFTFYSDDHGEIWRVGDFLSKEECGECQIVAMNQGNESEIVYCNARSMKHMKHGEHQYRVQAFSTDGGGTFTDGCQVKKLVEPPKGCHGSIIHFPASKLSQVNVYPAIKKHNFQQEKDASKLTEDFEIILFSHTTSMESRRDLGIYLGTYQGHPLTWTDPWIICPGPSAYSELAFIEVPGIEIPLVACLFECGSTSESEQISFTVSRVDEIIQNILEIKPHDNSFSQERDQLCFCTFF; encoded by the exons ATGGGTTCCTCAACATCTTCCAACACAACTGTTCTATTTAAGAAGGAGGATAATTTCGGGTATCGAATACCTGCGTTGCTCCACATTCCCGATACAGATGTGCTTTTGGCAATTTCTGAGAAGAGATTGGGTCCCCACGATGAAAATGCTGATACACTTATGCTCCGAAAGGGCACATACAATAAGTCTTCAAAGAATTTTGAG TGGGATGATGTCACATGTATTGAGTCTGCACGACTAAAGGATCACCGATCCATGAATCCTTGTCCTGTCTATGACAAAGAAACAGGCAAGATCTTCCTCTTCTTCATTGCTGTATATGAAGATATGACCGAGCAATATCAAATAAGCTCTGGGAGAAACGTCACACGACTTTGCTTTGTCACCAGCATGGATGAAGGAAAGAGCTGGAGCCCTCTTAATGATTTGACAGGTTGTCAAATACGTCAATACATTAAAAATTGGGCAACATTTGCTGTGGGGCCAGGACATGGTATTCAACTTCGGTCTGGACGCCTGATTATCCCAGCCTATGCTTATATAAAAAAGTCCAATAGCCAATCACATGCTTTTACCTTTTATAGTGACGATCATGGAGAGATCTGGCGTGTTGGGGACTTCCTTTCCAAAGAGGAATGTGGTGAATGCCAGATTGTGGCAATGAATCAAGGGAATGAATCTGAAATTGTTTATTGCAATGCTCGGAGTATGAAGCATATGAAGCATGGTGAACACCAGTATCGCGTTCAGGCTTTTAGCACAGACGGTGGAGGTACTTTTACAGATGGGTGTCAGGTAAAAAAGCTAGTTGAACCTCCAAAGGGTTGCCACGGCAGTATCATCCACTTTCCAGCGTCAAAACTTTCACAGGTCAATGTTTATCCTGCCATTAAAAAACATAATTTTCAGCAAGAGAAAGATGCATCAAAATTAACAGAGGATTTTGAAATTATATTATTCTCACATACAACAAGCATGGAATCACGTAGGGATTTAGGAATCTATCTTGGTACTTACCAAGGTCATCCACTGACCTGGACAGACCCTTGGATCATTTGTCCCGGTCCCAGTGCCTACTCAGAACTGGCTTTTATTGAAGTTCCTGGGATAGAAATTCCTCTTGTTGCCTGTTTGTTTGAATGTGGATCCACATCTGAAAGTGAGCAGATCTCATTCACTGTATCCCGAGTTGATGAGATTATTCAGAACATTCTAGAAATAAAACCTCACGACAATTCCTTCTCACAggaaagggaccagctttgtttCTGTACTTTCTTCTGA